In Populus nigra chromosome 1, ddPopNigr1.1, whole genome shotgun sequence, one genomic interval encodes:
- the LOC133701957 gene encoding COP9 signalosome complex subunit 7-like isoform X2, which produces MSEYLWVLNPQGNTGMLPKLSPDQFLKLKQLTVRTLSATNKILSYNELLEEVEVCNVHELKTSSSMSARMQQGIVKGKLNQLGRCYELQFAAGRDLMHGQLGSMIDTLGIWLAYIPFFQKKCFTSSILQHISHSKSLVGAYLVVVVSAFLRRIPGLATSDSVFPLIEEKIDWASKMCQLDMDHQQELQVQAGPLFLGKC; this is translated from the exons atgtcTGAATATTTATGGGTTTTGAATCCTCAAGGTAATACTGGTATGCTGCCAAAGCTGTCACCTGATCAATTCCTCAAGCTCAAACAACTCACTGTGCGTACTCTTTCTGCGACCAATAAG ATTCTCTCTTACAATGAACTGCTAGAGGAAGTTGAGGTTTGTAACGTGCATGAACTTAAGACTTCCTCATCAATGAGTGCGCGTATGCAGCAG ggcaTAGTCAAAGGGAAGTTGAATCAGCTGGGAAGATGTTATGAG TTGCAATTTGCAGCAGGGAGGGATCTCATGCATGGCCAGCTTGGGAGTATGATAGATACATTGGGAATTTGGTTGGCTTATATTCccttttttcaaaagaaatgcTTTACTTCCAGTATTTTACAACACATATCCCATTCAAAGAGTCTTGTTGGAGCTTATCTAGTCGTCGTAGTTTCTGCATTTCTAAGAAGGATTCCTGG GTTAGCCACTTCAGACAGTGTATTTCCCTTGATTGAAGAAAAGATTGACTGGGCTAGTAAAATGTGCCAGTTGGACATGGATCACCAGCAGGAACTTCAAG TCCAAGCAGGGCCTTTGTTTCTGGGAAAATGTTGA
- the LOC133701957 gene encoding COP9 signalosome complex subunit 7-like isoform X1 yields MSEYLWVLNPQGNTGMLPKLSPDQFLKLKQLTVRTLSATNKILSYNELLEEVEVCNVHELKTSSSMSARMQQGIVKGKLNQLGRCYELQFAAGRDLMHGQLGSMIDTLGIWLAYIPFFQKKCFTSSILQHISHSKSLVGAYLVVVVSAFLRRIPGLATSDSVFPLIEEKIDWASKMCQLDMDHQQELQGRIDEVKKNIHLKV; encoded by the exons atgtcTGAATATTTATGGGTTTTGAATCCTCAAGGTAATACTGGTATGCTGCCAAAGCTGTCACCTGATCAATTCCTCAAGCTCAAACAACTCACTGTGCGTACTCTTTCTGCGACCAATAAG ATTCTCTCTTACAATGAACTGCTAGAGGAAGTTGAGGTTTGTAACGTGCATGAACTTAAGACTTCCTCATCAATGAGTGCGCGTATGCAGCAG ggcaTAGTCAAAGGGAAGTTGAATCAGCTGGGAAGATGTTATGAG TTGCAATTTGCAGCAGGGAGGGATCTCATGCATGGCCAGCTTGGGAGTATGATAGATACATTGGGAATTTGGTTGGCTTATATTCccttttttcaaaagaaatgcTTTACTTCCAGTATTTTACAACACATATCCCATTCAAAGAGTCTTGTTGGAGCTTATCTAGTCGTCGTAGTTTCTGCATTTCTAAGAAGGATTCCTGG GTTAGCCACTTCAGACAGTGTATTTCCCTTGATTGAAGAAAAGATTGACTGGGCTAGTAAAATGTGCCAGTTGGACATGGATCACCAGCAGGAACTTCAAGGTAGAATTgatgaagtaaagaaaaatattcatttaaaagTATAG
- the LOC133701957 gene encoding COP9 signalosome complex subunit 7-like isoform X4 gives MSEYLWVLNPQGNTGMLPKLSPDQFLKLKQLTVRTLSATNKILSYNELLEEVEVCNVHELKTSSSMSARMQQGIVKGKLNQLGRCYELQFAAGRDLMHGQLGSMIDTLGIWLATSDSVFPLIEEKIDWASKMCQLDMDHQQELQVQAGPLFLGKC, from the exons atgtcTGAATATTTATGGGTTTTGAATCCTCAAGGTAATACTGGTATGCTGCCAAAGCTGTCACCTGATCAATTCCTCAAGCTCAAACAACTCACTGTGCGTACTCTTTCTGCGACCAATAAG ATTCTCTCTTACAATGAACTGCTAGAGGAAGTTGAGGTTTGTAACGTGCATGAACTTAAGACTTCCTCATCAATGAGTGCGCGTATGCAGCAG ggcaTAGTCAAAGGGAAGTTGAATCAGCTGGGAAGATGTTATGAG TTGCAATTTGCAGCAGGGAGGGATCTCATGCATGGCCAGCTTGGGAGTATGATAGATACATTGGGAATTTG GTTAGCCACTTCAGACAGTGTATTTCCCTTGATTGAAGAAAAGATTGACTGGGCTAGTAAAATGTGCCAGTTGGACATGGATCACCAGCAGGAACTTCAAG TCCAAGCAGGGCCTTTGTTTCTGGGAAAATGTTGA
- the LOC133701957 gene encoding COP9 signalosome complex subunit 7-like isoform X3, giving the protein MSEYLWVLNPQGNTGMLPKLSPDQFLKLKQLTVRTLSATNKILSYNELLEEVEVCNVHELKTSSSMSARMQQGIVKGKLNQLGRCYELQFAAGRDLMHGQLGSMIDTLGIWLATSDSVFPLIEEKIDWASKMCQLDMDHQQELQGRIDEVKKNIHLKV; this is encoded by the exons atgtcTGAATATTTATGGGTTTTGAATCCTCAAGGTAATACTGGTATGCTGCCAAAGCTGTCACCTGATCAATTCCTCAAGCTCAAACAACTCACTGTGCGTACTCTTTCTGCGACCAATAAG ATTCTCTCTTACAATGAACTGCTAGAGGAAGTTGAGGTTTGTAACGTGCATGAACTTAAGACTTCCTCATCAATGAGTGCGCGTATGCAGCAG ggcaTAGTCAAAGGGAAGTTGAATCAGCTGGGAAGATGTTATGAG TTGCAATTTGCAGCAGGGAGGGATCTCATGCATGGCCAGCTTGGGAGTATGATAGATACATTGGGAATTTG GTTAGCCACTTCAGACAGTGTATTTCCCTTGATTGAAGAAAAGATTGACTGGGCTAGTAAAATGTGCCAGTTGGACATGGATCACCAGCAGGAACTTCAAGGTAGAATTgatgaagtaaagaaaaatattcatttaaaagTATAG